In the Ipomoea triloba cultivar NCNSP0323 chromosome 6, ASM357664v1 genome, one interval contains:
- the LOC116022206 gene encoding putative calcium-transporting ATPase 13, plasma membrane-type, whose translation MEEGDTSTEMEMNECPLLIASDADDHNGNTTTRQNYLLRIILFLQSTEMFIAGARPPMSQSPSLSRVSSSLTSSYSVLSSTDAKDGLDLEIVVVDDDGGDGEGPGPAVFGHNNSSASQTDNIGIELQRQRRSFKRIFREKNLQSLNDRLGGVEGVADAFNTDLGTGISDNSEEISQRKMVQVSQNWALSQNYLHFLKKSCKSWSIALLSLAGVLSLGFGMKEGGLESGWIEGAIVFVTIFVLLLFSSTRNWFEARRAKKKKPQKDVKVGVVRGGKEAPVSVSDLVCGDLVCLNAGCLIPADGLFVCGEGFEIDDGTLCSVSNEQSPFLFYGSRVVKGSAKMLVISEGVDDTVLGEMMREAMNSSSSSTQKKTSIETSIDKLSECINIGGILISILICVVVFLRFMTGKIDDDSGANRPDSKGAPTELERILHSLKVIFAVSKGNARVLTTLLGVLLVGIMEGIPFVVAIAIARWNSTTLSDRASAKDVLCCVKMAKVSTICTDQNVGWLEQETRDRPIASLVESGIKIILFSQNDDVAELKMVSRECGICETDAEVLTGDDLQKCTTDEEMFERLESVKVVGKCDSPLKQRIVRCLRSKGEVVAVVGERSYDAPMMKEADIGLAIKTEFSEITIDSANLVIVKGSFSLLIDMMICGRIINENLQKFIQVEVIMTIASSLINFISAVSSGDTPLSSIQLFWIYFLISIPGGLALLSGKPNKNLQDTIRPTGPLITKAMWINILLQSSYQIAIFVTLQLKGTDILGTSQAANDSMIFNAFVLCQLFNIFSARELKELNIFKGIHQNSWFWVGTGGFVVAHVSFVAVDQSIANDAGLNWKQWFECCLIGAGTLLLDLVAKLHITEMARNWTPELIGTWRSTPESMSNLQNPLMTTGSTPETVQGNTPG comes from the exons atggaggAAGGCGACACGAGCacagaaatggaaatgaatgaATGTCCACTGCTTATAGCATCTGATGCTGATGATCATAACGGTAATACTACAACGAGGCAGAATTATCTGCTGAGAATCATTTTGTTTTTGCAGTCCACAGAAATGTTCATTGCCGGAGCAAGGCCGCCTATGAGCCAATCACCTTCCCTGTCTAGGGTCTCATCTTCCCTCACCTCTTCATATAGCGTTCTTAGCTCCACTGATGCTAAAGATGGACTG GATTTGGAAATCGTAgtagttgatgatgatggtggtgatGGTGAAGGACCTGGCCCTGCAGTTTTTGGGCATAATAATAGTTCAGCATCACAAACTGACAATATTGGCATTGAACTCCAACGCCAGAGGAGGAGTTTCAAAAGGATTTTCAGAGAGAAGAATCTGCAATCTCTTAATGACAGGCTTGGTGGAGTGGAGGGCGTTGCAGATGCATTCAACACTGACCTGGGAACCGGGATTTCGGATAACAGTGAAGAAATTTCCCAGAGAAAGATGGTCCAAGTCTCTCAAAATTGGGCTCTGTCACAGAACTACCTCCATTTCCTCAAAAAATCATGCAAGAGTTGGAGTATTGCGCTGCTCTCTTTGGCTGGGGTGCTGTCCCTTGGCTTTGGCATGAAAGAAGGCGGCTTGGAGAGCGGTTGGATTGAGGGGGCAATCGTGTTTGTGACCATATTTGTACTCCTCCTGTTTAGCTCAACACGAAACTGGTTCGAAGCAAGAAGAGCTAAGAAGAAGAAACCTCAGAAGGATGTGAAGGTAGGTGTTGTTAGAGGAGGGAAGGAGGCTCCGGTTTCTGTCTCTGATCTGGTTTGTGGCGATTTAGTTTGTCTAAACGCCGGGTGCCTAATTCCTGCAGATGGCTTATTCGTTTGTGGCGAAGGATTCGAAATAGATGATGGCACATTATGCAGTGTATCCAATGAGCAAAGCCCATTCTTGTTTTATGGATCCAGAGTGGTTAAGGGTAGTGCCAAGATGCTAGTGATATCGGAGGGCGTGGATGATACCGTGTTGGGGGAGATGATGAGGGAGGCAATGAACTCCTCGTCGTCGTCTACTCAGAAAAAGACGAGCATTGAGACTTCCATTGACAAGTTGAGTGAGTGCATAAACATTGGAGGGATTCTAATCTCGATTCTCATATGTGTGGTGGTGTTCTTGCGCTTCATGACGGGGAAGATAGATGATGACTCTGGTGCAAACAGACCTGATTCTAAGGGAGCACCTACTGAACTGGAAAGGATACTCCACTCCCTTAAGGTCATTTTCGCAGTATCAAAGGGAAATGCAAGAGTTTTAACAACCTTACTAGGTGTCTTACTAGTGGGAATCATGGAAGGGATACCTTTCGTTGTTGCAATAGCAATTGCGCGTTGGAACTCAACGACACTATCGGATAGGGCCTCAGCGAAAGACGTATTGTGTTGTGTCAAGATGGCAAAGGTTTCTACAATTTGCACTGACCAGAATGTTGGTTGGCTAGAGCAAGAAACACGAGACCGCCCAATTGCTTCTCTCGTGGAAAGTGGGATAAAGATCATACTTTTCTCCCAAAATGATGATGTTGCAGAGCTTAAAATGGTTAGCAGAGAGTGTGGGATATGTGAAACCGACGCTGAGGTACTTACCGGTGATGATTTGCAGAAATGTACCACCGACGAAGAGATGTTTGAGAGGTTGGAAAGTGTTAAGGTTGTGGGAAAATGCGACTCGCCTCTCAAGCAACGTATCGTGAGGTGTTTAAGAAGTAAAGGTGAAGTGGTAGCGGTGGTGGGAGAGCGATCTTATGACGCTCCCATGATGAAAGAAGCTGACATTGGATTGGCCATAAAGACCGAGTTCTCAGAGATAACGATAGACAGTGCTAACCTTGTTATTGTGAAGGGGAGCTTCAGTTTGTTGATAGACATGATGATTTGTGGGAGAATCATCAATGAGAATTTGCAGAAGTTTATCCAAGTGGAAGTGATCATGACCATAGCTAGCTCACTCATAAACTTCATATCAGCAGTTTCCTCGGGCGACACCCCATTATCCTCAATCCAACTATTCTGGATTTACTTTCTGATCTCAATCCCAGGAGGCCTAGCATTGCTATCTGGCAAACCAAACAAAAACCTCCAGGACACAATTAGACCAACCGGGCCACTTATAACCAAGGCAATGTGGATAAACATACTACTCCAATCCTCCTATCAGATTGCCATTTTTGTGACCCTTCAGCTCAAAGGAACAGATATCCTTGGAACCAGCCAAGCGGCTAACGACTCCATGATCTTCAACGCCTTCGTCCTCTGCCAGCTGTTTAACATATTCAGTGCCCGGGAGCTGAAAGAGCTCAACATTTTCAAGGGCATCCATCAAAACTCCTGGTTTTGGGTCGGAACAGGTGGGTTCGTTGTGGCTCACGTTTCGTTCGTTGCAGTAGATCAGAGCATTGCCAATGATGCAGGACTGAACTGGAAACAGTGGTTTGAGTGCTGCTTAATTGGGGCCGGTACATTGCTTCTGGATTTGGTAGCAAAGCTCCACATCACTGAAATGGCAAGAAATTGGACCCCAGAGCTCATCGGAACGTGGCGTTCGACTCCAGAGTCCATGTCTAATCTCCAAAACCCACTGATGACTACTGGATCAACACCCGAAACAGTTCAAGGCAACACTCCAGGTTGA
- the LOC116022211 gene encoding putative calcium-transporting ATPase 13, plasma membrane-type, protein MENENMSTEMEIHDGNTTRQNNPLGPIIYLFQSMHLFIAGAVASLSRVPSYSVLSSTDAEAGQDLEIGVVDDADGAEPAVSGHNNSSASQTDNIGIELQSQMSSFKRIFREKNLQSLNDSLGGVASVADAFNSHLETGISDNSEEISQRKMVQFSQNWAQAHNYLHFLKKPCMVLLFLAGVLSLVFGIKEEGLQSGWVDGAIVFVTLFLLILITSIRDWSEERRARKKSQKEQILQEVGVVRGGKKVLIYVSDLVYGDLVCLEAGCLVPADGLFVSGEGLEIDDDGTLSICNQQNPFLFYGSIVVKGSAKMLVTSKGMDDTVLGEMMKEELASTQKKAKTETKIDKLSEFKDIVGLILSILLFVVVFLRFLGGKIDGDSGNRPDSKGAPTELERILHYLKIIFTESKGNSRVFSILICVSLVGLMEGMPFVVAIAIRHWNSKTLSDRASAKDESSCVRMAEVTTICIENNVGWLKEDRIEVGETRDRPIASLLASGIKLILFSQNHDVSELKQLIISREIGISETDAADTVLTLTGDELQQCPDEEMFEKLGSITVVGKCNSKLKQRIVRCLRSKGEVVAVVGERSGDALVMKEADIGLAIKSEYSEITTQSANVIIMKGSFSLLIDMIICGRNIYENLQKFIQVDMINDHSQLTHKLHISSFLGRHPIILNPTILDLLSYLNPRRPSIAVCPTKQKPPGHN, encoded by the exons ATGGAGAATGAAAACATGAGCACGGAAATGGAAATCCACGACGGTAACACTACGAGGCAGAATAATCCTCTGGGACCAATCATTTACCTTTTCCAGTCGATGCATCTCTTCATTGCCGGAGCTGTAGCTTCTCTGTCTAGGGTGCCATCTTATAGCGTTCTTAGCAGCACTGATGCTGAAGCTGGACAG GATCTGGAAATCGGAGTAGTTGATGATGCTGATGGAGCTGAGCCTGCAGTTTCTGGGCATAACAATAGTTCAGCATCTCAAACAGACAATATTGGTATTGAACTGCAAAGCCAGATGAGTAGTTTCAAAAGGATTTTCAGAGAGAAGAACCTGCAATCTCTTAATGACAGTCTTGGTGGAGTGGCGAGTGTTGCAGATGCATTCAACAGTCACCTGGAAACTGGAATTTCAGATAACAGTGAAGAAATTTCCCAGCGAAAGATGGTCCAATTTTCTCAAAATTGGGCTCAGGCTCACAACTACCTCCATTTCCTCAAAAAACCGTGCATGGTGTTGCTCTTTTTGGCTGGGGTGCTGTCCCTTGTCTTTGGCATCAAAGAAGAAGGCTTGCAGAGTGGTTGGGTTGATGGGGCAATAGTGTTTGTGACCCTATTTCTACTCATCCTCATTACCTCAATACGAGACTGGTCTGAAGAAAGAAGAGCTAGGAAGAAATCACAGAAGGAGCAAATATTGCAGGAGGTAGGTGTTGTTAGAGGAGGGAAGAAGGTTCTGATTTATGTCTCTGATCTGGTTTATGGCGATTTGGTTTGTCTAGAGGCTGGATGTCTAGTTCCTGCAGATGGCTTATTTGTTTCTGGTGAGGGATTAGAAATAGATGATGATGGTACATTATCCATATGCAATCAGCAAAACCCATTCTTGTTTTATGGATCCATAGTCGTTAAGGGTAGTGCGAAAATGCTAGTTACATCCAAGGGCATGGATGATACGGTGTTGGGCGAGATGATGAAGGAGGAATTGGCATCTACTCAGAAAAAGGCCAAGACTGAGACTAAAATTGACAAGTTGAGTGAATTCAAAGACATAGTAGGACTTATCCTCTCCATTCTCTTGTTTGTGGTGGTGTTCTTGCGCTTCTTGGGGGGGAAGATAGATGGCGACTCTGGAAACAGACCTGATTCTAAGGGAGCACCTACTGAACTGGAAAGGATACTCCACTACCTTAAGATCATTTTCACAGAATCCAAGGGTAATTCAAGAGTTTTTTCAATCTTGATATGTGTCTCACTGGTGGGGCTAATGGAAGGGATGCCTTTTGTTGTTGCAATAGCAATTCGACATTGGAACTCTAAGACACTCTCAGATAGGGCCTCAGCCAAAGATGAATCAAGTTGTGTCAGGATGGCAGAGGTTACTACAATTTGCATTGAGAATAATGTTGGTTGGCTAAAGGAGGATAGAATTGAAGTTGGTGAAACAAGAGATCGTCCAATCGCGTCTCTACTGGCAAGTGGCATAAAGTTAATACTTTTCTCACAAAATCATGATGTTTCAGAGCTTAAACAGCTGATAATTAGCAGAGAGATTGGAATAAGTGAAACAGATGCTGCTGATACGGTACTTACCCTTACCGGTGATGAGTTGCAGCAATGCCCTGACGAAGAGATGTTTGAGAAGTTGGGAAGTATCACGGTTGTGGGAAAATGCAACTCGAAGCTCAAGCAACGTATTGTGAGGTGTTTAAGAAGTAAGGGTGAAGTGGTAGCTGTGGTAGGAGAGCGATCTGGTGATGCCCTAGTTATGAAAGAAGCTGATATTGGATTGGCCATAAAGAGTGAGTACTCAGAGATAACCACACAGAGtgctaatgttataattatgaAGGGGAGCTTCAGTTTGTTGATTGACATGATCATTTGTGGGAGAAATATCTACGAGAATTTGCAGAAGTTTATCCAAGTCGATATGATCAATGACCATAGCCAACTCACTCATAAACTTCATATCAGCAGTTTCCTCGGGCGACACCCCATTATCCTCAATCCAACTATTCTGGATTTACTTTCTTATCTCAATCCCAGGAGGCCTAGCATTGCTGTCTGCCCAACCAAACAAAAACCTCCAGGACACAATTAG
- the LOC116022210 gene encoding pentatricopeptide repeat-containing protein At5g64320, mitochondrial encodes MIKRRKLLINIHGKLQFFCKNSNFTFCSCAFGDKCASNNFNGNGSETENEWENLLKPYDLKQLRKSLNKISPYQLNKLLALPLDVPTSMELFERAGKQTGYSHTYDVYYTLIDKLGVAKDFKVIDRLLLQMKEEGVVFRESLFIMIMRHYGRAGFPGQSTRLLLDMRSTFSCQPTFTSYNVVIDILVVGNCPKVAQNVFYEMLNKGISPTVHTFARVIQSFCMVNEVDTACSLLRDMMKHGCVPNSVIYQMLIHSLSHANRVNEGLQLLEEMFLMGCIPDVNTFNDVIHGLCHADRIHEAAKLVDRMIARGFAPDAITYGVLMHALCRCGKVDEARTLLNKVPDPNNVLFNTLINGYVINGQLDEAKALLSKSMLPIGCKPDVYTYNILIRGHCKNGDLSSALEALKEMSISASKPNVVTYTILIDGFCKQGKLKEAYKVINEMSANSLSLNTVGYNCLISAFCKEGNIQEAFEILSDMRSKGCKPDIFTYNALILGLCKIDKMDEALGMYREIFEEGVIANTVTFNTLIHSFLRKGATQNALKLVNDMLFRGCALDEITYNGLIKALCRDGEVEKALALFEEMLSKGFQPNSISCNILINGYCRVGKVQNAMEFLREMVHRGLTPDIVTYNSLLNGLCKMGKVREAQNLFEKLQFEGVSPDAVSYNTLISTFCKMGMLDDAYMLLVRGISNGFIPNDITWHVLVNNFVVEGLYFSRSIS; translated from the coding sequence ATGATAAAAAGACGAAAGCTTTTGATTAACATCCATGGAAAGTTACAGTTTTTCTGCAAGAACTCTAATTTTACATTCTGTTCTTGTGCCTTTGGTGACAAATGTGCGAGTAATAATTTTAATGGTAATGGATCAGAAACAGAGAATGAATGGGAGAATTTGCTTAAGCCTTATGACCTCAAACAACTCCGGAAATCACTTAACAAGATTAGCCCTTATCAGCTTAATAAGTTACTGGCACTCCCTCTGGATGTACCAACGTCAATGGAGCTATTTGAAAGGGCTGGCAAGCAGACAGGGTATTCCCACACATATGATGTGTACTATACTTTGATTGATAAGCTGGGGGTTGCAAAGGATTTTAAGGTTATAGATAGGCTGTTATTGCAGATGAAAGAAGAAGGCGTAGTTTTCAGAGAGTCCCTTTTTATAATGATTATGAGGCATTATGGAAGAGCTGGTTTCCCCGGGCAGTCAACCAGGCTACTTTTGGATATGAGGAGTACATTCTCTTGCCAGCCGACTTTTACTTCATACAATGTTGTGATAGATATTCTGGTGGTTGGCAATTGTCCTAAGGTAGCTCAAAATGTTTTTTATGAGATGCTGAACAAGGGTATCTCTCCAACTGTGCACACTTTTGCTAGAGTGATACAATCATTTTGCATGGTCAACGAGGTGGATACTGCATGCTCACTTCTAAGGGATATGATGAAGCATGGGTGTGTTCCGAATTCAGTAATTTACCAAATGCTGATACATTCACTTTCACATGCTAATAGGGTGAATGAAGGACTGCAACTATTGGAGGAGATGTTTCTTATGGGTTGCATTCCAGATGTTAATACTTTCAATGATGTTATACATGGGCTTTGCCATGCTGATCGAATTCATGAGGCTGCTAAGTTGGTTGATCGGATGATTGCTCGGGGCTTCGCCCCAGATGCTATAACTTATGGAGTCTTAATGCATGCTTTATGTCGGTGTGGAAAGGTTGATGAAGCAAGGACTCTTCTAAATAAAGTGCCTGATCCAAACAATGTCCTATTTAATACTTTGATCAATGGTTATGTGATTAATGGGCAGTTGGATGAAGCTAAAGCTCTTCTTAGTAAGAGCATGTTGCCTATTGGCTGTAAGCCAGATgtttatacatataatattctGATTCGAGGCCATTGCAAGAATGGAGATTTGTCTTCTGCTCTTGAAGCTCTGAAGGAAATGTCTATTAGTGCTTCTAAGCCCAATGTGGTAACATATACCATTTTAATTGATGGGTTCTGTAAACAAGGGAAGCTAAAGGAAGCCTACAAGGTCATCAATGAGATGTCTGCAAATAGTCTCAGCCTGAATACTGTGGGTTATAACTGCCTTATATCAGCTTTCTGCAAGGAAGGGAATATCCAAGAAGCATTTGAAATTTTAAGTGATATGCGGAGTAAAGGTTGCAAACCTGACATTTTTACTTATAATGCATTGATTCTTGGGTTATGCAAAATTGATAAGATGGATGAAGCACTAGGGATGTACCGAGAAATATTTGAGGAGGGAGTCATTGCCAATACAGTAACCTTCAATACATTGATTCATTCTTTCTTGAGAAAAGGTGCAACCCAAAATGCACTTAAGCTAGTGAATGATATGCTCTTCAGAGGATGTGCCCTTGATGAAATCACATATAATGGCCTAATCAAAGCACTTTGCAGAGATGGAGAAGTTGAGAAAGCATTAGCTCTTTTTGAAGAAATGCTGAGTAAGGGCTTTCAACCTAATAGCATATCCTGTAATATTTTGATTAATGGCTATTGCAGAGTTGGAAAGGTACAAAATGCAATGGAGTTTCTGAGAGAGATGGTACACCGAGGATTGACACCTGATATAGTTACCTATAACAGTTTGTTAAATGGCCTATGTAAGATGGGGAAAGTTCGAGAAGCTCAGAACCTCTttgaaaaattacaatttgaagGAGTTTCCCCTGATGCTGTCTCTTACAATACCTTAATTTCTACATTTTGTAAAATGGGCATGCTTGATGATGCTTATATGTTATTGGTCAGAGGCATATCAAATGGTTTCATTCCCAATGACATAACATGGCATGTACTCGTGAATAATTTTGTTGTTGAAGGATTATATTTCAGTAGATCGATAAGTTGA